A single region of the Cereibacter sphaeroides 2.4.1 genome encodes:
- a CDS encoding AAA family ATPase, which translates to MSSLATLQPEPAPIVACTISRDVQNFEILINDMESELGESWGDLCFEDAGLFLRQPEARTLEFVALAVDGEDEGDLARLTDIIRTAKEKAIKVILIANQVSPIALHQLLRLGADDFVPYPLPEGALHEAIDRIRKAPPPPAEADHTPPASPGLPHAPAFKARGDRDAIVLPVHGMAGGVGASTFACNLAWELATVARTEGPRVCLIDLDLQFGAVSTYLDLPRRESVFDILSDTEAADSDGFLQAMLTFNDRLHVFTAPPDMLPLDIMTAEDIGRLLDMAQANFDFVVLDMPTTVVSWTEAVLTRSQAYFAMMELDLRSAQNVLRLVRALKAESLPHDKLRFVLNRAPRFTDLSARGRVKRMAESLDIEFELQLPDGGVAVTQANDHGLPLSESAAKNPLRRELQKLAKSLYDHSRAVEAAKT; encoded by the coding sequence ATGAGCAGCTTGGCCACGCTTCAACCGGAACCCGCACCGATCGTGGCCTGCACGATCTCGAGGGACGTCCAGAACTTCGAGATCCTCATCAACGACATGGAGAGCGAACTCGGCGAGAGCTGGGGCGATCTCTGCTTCGAGGATGCGGGGCTGTTCCTCCGCCAGCCCGAGGCGCGCACGCTGGAATTCGTGGCGCTTGCGGTCGATGGCGAGGACGAAGGCGATCTGGCGCGGCTCACGGACATCATTCGCACCGCCAAGGAAAAGGCGATCAAGGTCATCCTCATCGCCAACCAGGTGAGCCCGATCGCGCTGCATCAGCTTCTGCGGCTCGGGGCCGACGATTTCGTGCCCTATCCCCTTCCCGAGGGCGCGCTGCACGAAGCGATCGACCGCATCCGCAAGGCGCCTCCGCCGCCCGCCGAGGCCGACCATACGCCGCCCGCCTCGCCCGGCCTGCCCCATGCGCCGGCCTTCAAGGCCCGGGGCGACCGCGATGCCATCGTGCTGCCCGTGCACGGGATGGCCGGCGGGGTCGGCGCCTCGACCTTCGCCTGCAACCTTGCCTGGGAACTGGCCACCGTGGCCAGGACCGAGGGGCCCCGCGTCTGCCTGATCGATCTCGATCTCCAGTTCGGCGCGGTCTCGACCTACCTCGACCTGCCGCGGCGCGAGTCCGTGTTCGACATCCTGTCGGACACCGAAGCGGCCGACAGCGACGGGTTCCTGCAGGCCATGCTCACCTTCAACGACCGGCTGCATGTCTTCACCGCGCCGCCCGACATGCTCCCGCTCGACATAATGACGGCCGAGGACATCGGCCGGCTGCTCGACATGGCGCAGGCCAACTTCGACTTCGTGGTGCTGGACATGCCGACGACCGTCGTCTCCTGGACCGAGGCGGTGCTCACCCGGTCGCAGGCCTATTTCGCGATGATGGAGCTCGACCTCCGCTCGGCGCAGAACGTGCTCAGGCTCGTGCGGGCGCTGAAGGCGGAAAGCCTGCCGCACGACAAGCTGCGCTTCGTCCTGAACCGGGCACCGCGCTTCACCGATCTCTCGGCCAGAGGCCGGGTCAAGCGCATGGCCGAAAGCCTCGATATCGAGTTCGAGCTTCAGCTGCCCGATGGCGGCGTGGCCGTCACGCAGGCCAACGACCACGGCCTGCCTCTGTCGGAATCCGCTGCCAAGAACCCGCTGCGGCGCGAACTGCAGAAGCTCGCCAAGTCGCTCTACGACCACAGCCGCGCGGTGGAAGCGGCCAAGACCTGA
- a CDS encoding type II secretion system F family protein, with amino-acid sequence MQLSAAPIIYILIFVAVLLLVEGIYLTVFGKTISLNSRVSRRLALLEKNQNREQVLEQLRKEMSQHMNARGIPLYAILASKAQKANIAFSPKALVGIMVLLSAVAYLGLTIGTSAAPLVRGAVAVVMGVGAVYVWVNGKAKKRMALIEEQLPDAVELMVRSLRVGHPFSSAIQIVAKEVPDPLGTEFGVIADEAAYGRDVAECIRAFAERMESQDLRFLAVAVTIQQQSGGNLAEILEGLAKVIRSRFKLFRRVKAITAEAKWSGTFLSAFPIVALVAISILKPDYYDGVKETPLFIPAALVVGAFLIANVIFMKIMVNIKV; translated from the coding sequence ATGCAGCTGAGCGCGGCACCCATCATCTATATCCTGATCTTCGTCGCGGTGCTGCTGCTGGTCGAGGGGATCTATCTGACCGTCTTCGGCAAGACGATCAGCCTCAACTCGCGCGTCAGCCGCCGCCTCGCGCTGCTCGAGAAGAACCAGAACCGCGAGCAGGTGCTGGAACAGCTCCGCAAGGAGATGAGCCAGCACATGAACGCGCGGGGGATCCCGCTCTATGCGATCCTCGCCTCGAAGGCGCAGAAGGCCAACATCGCCTTCTCGCCCAAGGCTCTGGTCGGGATCATGGTGCTCCTGTCGGCCGTGGCCTACCTCGGCCTCACCATCGGCACCAGCGCGGCACCCCTCGTGCGCGGGGCGGTCGCGGTCGTGATGGGAGTGGGCGCGGTCTATGTCTGGGTCAACGGCAAGGCCAAGAAACGCATGGCGCTGATCGAGGAGCAGCTGCCCGACGCGGTCGAGCTGATGGTGCGCTCGCTCCGGGTGGGCCATCCCTTCTCCTCGGCCATCCAGATCGTCGCCAAGGAGGTGCCCGACCCGCTCGGCACCGAGTTCGGCGTGATTGCGGACGAGGCGGCCTACGGGCGCGACGTGGCCGAATGCATCCGCGCCTTCGCCGAGCGGATGGAGAGCCAGGACCTCCGCTTCCTCGCCGTAGCCGTGACCATCCAGCAGCAGTCGGGCGGCAACCTCGCCGAGATCCTCGAAGGGCTGGCCAAGGTGATCCGCTCGCGCTTCAAGCTTTTCCGCAGGGTCAAGGCGATCACGGCCGAGGCGAAATGGTCCGGCACCTTCCTGTCGGCCTTCCCCATCGTGGCGCTGGTCGCGATCTCGATCCTGAAGCCCGACTATTACGACGGGGTGAAGGAGACACCGCTCTTCATTCCGGCGGCACTCGTCGTGGGGGCGTTCCTGATCGCGAACGTCATCTTCATGAAGATCATGGTCAACATCAAGGTCTGA
- a CDS encoding CpaF family protein, producing MFSRYRKSPDGPKPAPSAAVGAATPSVTAPVAPAPAKPAAPPRPGPAAPRTGAEAIASDKEKKRKERLMELKVELHRRLLDDLNLAALETASESSLRSEIAAICGEALEEMSVVLNKDERAILNQELYDEVMGLGPLEPLLKDETINDILVNGPYRIFVERSGKLELTDTTFKDERHLLRIIDKIVSAVGRRVDESTPYVDARLADGSRFNAMVPPIAVDGSLVSIRKFKKDKLGIADLVRFGAFTEEMAAYLQAAVATRLNIIVSGGTGSGKTTTLNALSSFIDNSERILTIEDTAELQLQQAHVGRMESRPPNVEGKGAVTQRDCLRNALRMRPDRIIVGETRGEEVIDMLQAMNTGHDGSMTTIHANSARDGISRLENMVAMAGIEMPIKAVRAQIASAVNLIVQASRLQDGSRRMVSITEITGMEGDVISMQEIFRYERLGVEPSGKIIGRFNATGVRSHYSDRFRQWGYILPATIYDPIP from the coding sequence ATGTTCTCGCGTTATCGCAAGTCGCCCGACGGGCCCAAGCCCGCGCCCTCGGCGGCGGTGGGGGCGGCGACGCCCTCGGTCACGGCCCCCGTCGCGCCTGCGCCGGCCAAGCCCGCGGCCCCGCCCCGCCCGGGGCCTGCGGCGCCGCGCACGGGCGCCGAGGCGATTGCCAGCGACAAGGAGAAGAAGCGCAAGGAACGGCTGATGGAGCTCAAGGTCGAGCTGCACCGCCGGCTGCTCGACGACCTCAACCTCGCCGCCCTCGAAACCGCCTCGGAATCGAGCCTGCGGAGCGAGATCGCGGCCATCTGCGGCGAGGCGCTCGAGGAGATGAGCGTCGTCCTGAACAAGGACGAACGCGCGATCCTCAACCAGGAGCTTTACGACGAGGTGATGGGCCTCGGCCCGCTCGAACCGCTCCTGAAGGACGAGACGATCAACGACATCCTCGTGAATGGCCCCTACCGGATCTTCGTCGAACGCAGCGGCAAGCTCGAGCTGACCGACACGACCTTCAAGGACGAGCGCCACCTGCTGCGGATCATCGACAAGATCGTCTCGGCGGTGGGCCGGCGGGTGGACGAATCGACCCCTTACGTCGACGCGCGTCTGGCCGACGGGTCGCGCTTCAACGCCATGGTGCCGCCCATCGCGGTCGACGGCTCGCTCGTCTCGATCCGGAAGTTCAAGAAGGACAAGCTCGGCATCGCCGACCTCGTGCGCTTCGGCGCCTTCACCGAGGAGATGGCGGCCTACCTTCAGGCCGCCGTGGCCACGCGGCTCAACATCATCGTCTCGGGCGGCACCGGCTCGGGCAAGACCACGACGCTGAACGCGCTGTCGTCCTTCATCGACAATTCCGAGCGGATCCTGACCATCGAGGACACGGCCGAGCTTCAGCTGCAGCAGGCCCATGTCGGCCGGATGGAGAGCCGGCCCCCGAACGTCGAGGGCAAGGGCGCGGTGACGCAGCGCGACTGTCTGAGGAACGCGCTCCGGATGCGGCCCGACCGGATCATCGTGGGCGAGACCCGCGGCGAGGAGGTCATCGACATGCTGCAGGCGATGAACACCGGCCACGACGGCTCCATGACCACGATCCACGCCAACTCCGCGCGCGACGGGATCAGCCGGCTCGAGAACATGGTGGCGATGGCCGGGATCGAGATGCCGATCAAGGCGGTGCGCGCGCAGATCGCCTCGGCCGTCAACCTGATCGTGCAGGCCAGCCGCCTGCAGGACGGCTCGCGCCGGATGGTCTCGATCACCGAGATCACCGGGATGGAGGGCGACGTCATCTCGATGCAGGAGATCTTCCGCTACGAGCGGCTGGGGGTCGAGCCGTCGGGCAAGATCATCGGCCGGTTCAACGCGACGGGCGTGCGCTCGCACTATTCCGACCGCTTCCGCCAGTGGGGCTACATCCTGCCCGCCACCATCTACGACCCCATTCCCTGA
- a CDS encoding OmpA family protein, producing MRMRCAPLLALPLALALAACGDRPVSTEINDGTFGNATMNNSLLQMGAVSATQALGQRFASEVDPTITFPFDSAALTPEAQATLRRQADWIRQFPEVRFRVYGHTDLVGSEAYNKRLGLRRAKAVVAYLASQGISPARLEALVSYGETRPVIPVAAPEERNRRTVTEVSGFVTGRGGQMNGKYAAVVFREYVAGATREHPRNRVIATQVAPEG from the coding sequence ATGCGGATGCGTTGTGCCCCCCTCCTCGCCCTGCCGCTGGCTCTCGCGCTCGCGGCCTGCGGCGACCGGCCGGTCTCGACCGAGATCAACGACGGCACCTTCGGCAATGCCACGATGAACAACTCGCTCTTGCAGATGGGGGCGGTGAGCGCGACGCAGGCCCTGGGGCAGCGGTTCGCTTCCGAGGTCGATCCGACGATCACCTTCCCCTTCGACAGCGCCGCCCTGACGCCGGAGGCGCAGGCCACGCTGCGCCGGCAGGCGGACTGGATCCGGCAATTCCCCGAGGTGCGCTTCCGGGTCTATGGCCACACCGACCTCGTCGGCTCCGAGGCCTACAACAAGCGGCTGGGGCTGCGCCGGGCGAAGGCGGTGGTGGCCTATCTGGCCTCGCAGGGCATCAGCCCGGCCCGTCTCGAGGCGCTTGTTTCCTACGGGGAAACAAGGCCGGTGATTCCCGTCGCGGCGCCCGAGGAGCGCAACCGCCGCACCGTCACCGAAGTGTCGGGCTTCGTCACGGGACGCGGGGGCCAGATGAACGGCAAATATGCCGCCGTGGTCTTCCGCGAATATGTCGCGGGCGCCACCCGGGAGCATCCGAGGAACCGGGTGATCGCGACGCAGGTGGCGCCGGAAGGCTGA